The following proteins come from a genomic window of Megalopta genalis isolate 19385.01 chromosome 18, iyMegGena1_principal, whole genome shotgun sequence:
- the mRpS6 gene encoding mitochondrial ribosomal protein S6, which translates to MPTYEMPVLLRIMRKRESVDALKRIANSIFQTGGFIRKLEYWGDKQLPCKTSIHGKVHREAGYFFFSFDAPPISLQDLSDECNRDIDIVRSKIYKPTQTTPPPNYVCTLEEELLPPAYRPSILKLLEAKKKTKTRPFKYNSGLDYYPFLK; encoded by the exons ATGCCTACTTATGAAATGCCAGTATTGTTACGTATTATGCGAAAG CGCGAATCTGTAGATGCTTTAAAGAGAATTGCAAATTCAATATTTCAAACGGGTGGTTTTATTAGAAAGCTTGAATACTGGGGAGACAAACAGCTTCCATGTAAAACAAGTATTCATGGCAAAGTTCACAGAGAAGCTGG atatttctttttttcttttgatGCTCCGCCTATTTCACTGCAAGATCTATCTGATGAATGTAATAGAGACATAGATATAGTTcgatcaaaaatatataaacctACTCAAACCACACCACCGCCAAACTATGTGTGTACACTGGAAGAAGAGCTATTACCTCCAGCTTACAG ACCTAGCATATTGAAGTTACTAGAAGCCAAGAAAAAGACCAAAACGCGTCCCTTTAAATACAATTCTGGTCTTGATTACTATCCTTtcctaaaataa
- the Chd64 gene encoding transgelin calponin-3, translating into MASHRAAKSGFAAEAQRKINSKYSEELAQECLEWIKTITGENINTNGDMDNFYETLKDGILLCQLVNDIKEGSVKKINKTSLAFKCMENINAFLEAVRGLGVPAQETFQTVDLWERQNLNSVVICLQSLGRKAGNFGKPSIGPKEADKNVRNFTEEQLRAGQGVISLQYGSNKGANQSGINFGNTRHM; encoded by the exons ATAAACAGCAAATACAGCGAGGAACTGGCGCAGGAATGTCTGGAATGGATCAAGACGATCACCGGTGAAAATATAAACACTAACGGGGACATGGACAACTTCTACGAAACCCTGAAGGACGGAATCCTTCTTTGCCA ATTGGTGAACGACATCAAGGAGGGCTCGGTgaagaaaattaataaaaccAGTCTCGCATTCAAGTGTATGGAAAACATAAATGCATTCCTTGAAGCTGTAAGAGGATTGGGTGTCCCGGCTCAAGAGACCTTCCAGACTGTTGATCTCTGGGAGAGACAAAATCTCAATTCCGTTGTAATTTGTTTACAGTCTCTTGGCAGAAAG GCTGGTAACTTTGGTAAACCAAGTATCGGACCGAAAGAAGCAGACAAAAATGTCCGTAACTTCACTGAGGAACAATTAAGAGCTGGCCAAGGTGTCATCAGTTTACAGTATGGTAGTAACAAAGGTGCTAATCAGAGCGGCATCAATTTTGGAAACACTAGACACATGTAA